In Rhododendron vialii isolate Sample 1 chromosome 9a, ASM3025357v1, the following are encoded in one genomic region:
- the LOC131300101 gene encoding AP3-complex subunit beta-A isoform X1: MFTQFGATAETLSKASSMVFRIGTDAHLYDDPEDVSIAPLLDSKFDSEKCEALKRLLALIAQGFDVSNFFPQVVKNVASQSLEVKKLVYLYLLHYAEKRPNEALLSINCFQKDLGDSNPLVRAWALRAMAGIRLHVIAPLVLVAVTKCARDPSVYVRKCAANALPKLHDLRMEENTTTIEEIVGILLNDNSPGVVGAAAAAFASVCPNNLSLIGRNYRKLCETLPDVEDWGQVVLIGILLRYVIARHGLVKESIMMSSCATESSHSDNGGSGADFRLNETIDNKGFGVYESELAEIVSRSYLEGPEKYLARSSHAYRGSSEGDFSCSTSAKSNDDVNILLRCTSPLLWSHNSAVVLGAAGVHWIMSPRDDVKRIVKPLLFVLRSSYASKYVVLCNIQVFAKAMPRIFAPYFEDFFICSSDLYQIKALKLEILSSIATDSSISVILREFQDYIRDPDRRFAADTIATIGLCARRLPNVANMCLEGLLSLTSHEYLISDMGSADGEAGILVQALISIKSIINLDPLCHEKVIIQLVRSLELIKVPAARALIVWMVGEYNSIGEIIPKMLPTVLKYLAWCFTTESLEAKLQILNTAVKVLLCSEGEENMGIFKRILSYLLELAKCDLNYDLRDRARALKKLLSSHTASHDLEDEGKSLSENKNTKSAVQGLFFGLQTKPSSEPINYHFYLPGSLSQIVLHAAPGYEPLPNPSSLICDELGHGPDDVQGIKAVRGPTNSDSYGVDGSDSVSESVDGESASDYSSQCSISGSGGGGEGGSASEINDDADPLIQISDVSVNPDWVPQKNGESGLDNFDELISKKTLESWLDEHPSSELIHVRRSSARISIGDIGSRVKLKSHKLLDPAIGSGLSVDYTFSSEISTVSPLLVCVEASFTNCSSESMSKLLLLDEESSKGLDSTEHALETSESESTPSKDVPTLVPMEDISSLDAGQTTKRILQVRFHHHLLPLKLVLWCNGKKHPVKLRPDIGYFVKPLPMDIQLFTSKESQLPGMFEYIRSCTFTDHIMELKNEKGDSSLVKDKFLVICESLALKMLSNANLFLVSVDMPIASTLDDASGLRLRFSGEILSNSLPCLITVSVEGKLSEPLTVSVKVNCEETVFGLNLLNRTVNLLAEPVPADL, from the exons ATGTTTACCCAGTTCGGTGCTACTGCAGAGACACTGAGTAAGGCATCGTCTATGGTGTTTCGGATCGGCACAGACGCTCACCTCTACGACGACCCCGAAGACGTCAGCATCGCCCCGCTACTCGACAGCAAATTCGACTCCGAGAAGTGCGAAGCTCTCAAGCGATTACTCGCTCTCATCGCCCAGGGCTTCGACGTTTCCAATTTCTTCCCCCAG GTTGTTAAAAACGTGGCATCTCAGTCTCTGGAAGTAAAGAAGCTAGTCTACTTGTACCTCCTGCACTACGCTGAGAA GCGTCCAAATGAAGCATTGCTGTCAATTAATTGTTTCCAGAAGGACTTGGGGGATTCAAATCCTTTGGTTCGGGCGTGGGCTCTCCGTGCCATGGCAGGGATCCGTCTACATGTAATTGCACCTCTAGTCCTGGTGGCTGTGACAAAATGTGCAAGAGATCCATCTGTATATGTTAGAAAATGTGCTGCCAATGCCCTCCCCAAGTTGCATGATCTGCGCATGGAGGAAAACACTACAACAATTGAAGAG ATTGTTGGAATTTTATTGAACGACAATTCTCCTGGAGTAGTTggagctgctgctgctgcttttgcTTCGGTTTGTCCAAATAATCTGTCTCTGATTGGCAGAAATTACAGAAAGTTATGCGAGACTCTTCCTGATGTGGAAGATTGGGGCCAGGTTGTGCTAATTGGGATCCTTTTGCGTTATGTAATCGCAAGGCATGGGCTCGTGAAAGAATCCATTATGATGTCTTCTTGTGCTACTGAAAGTTCTCATTCTGACAATGGTGGCTCAGGTGCTGATTTCAGATTAAACGAAACAATTGACAACAAGGGCTTTGGGGTTTATGAGTCTGAATTAGCAGAAATTGTCTCCAGGAGTTACCTTGAAGGACCAGAGAAATATTTGGCACGATCAAGTCATGCTTACAGGGGCTCCTCTGAAGGGGATTTTTCATGCTCTACATCTGCCAAAAGCAATGATGATGTGAACATCCTGCTGCGGTGCACATCGCCTTTATTATGGAGTCATAATAGTGCAGTTGTACTTGGTGCTGCGGGGGTGCACTGGATTATGTCACCAAGGGATGATGTGAAAAGAATAGTTAAACCGCTTTTGTTTGTTCTGAGATCATCCTATGCCTCAAAATACGTG GTTCTCTGCAACATACAAGTGTTTGCTAAAGCGATGCCTCGTATATTTGCTCCTTATTTTGAAGATTTCTTTATTTGTTCTTCAGACCTATACCAAATAAAAGCTCTGAAACTCGAAATACTTTCTTCCATCGCTACAGATTCATCAATTTCAGTGATTTTACGAGAGTTCCAG GATTATATCAGAGATCCTGACAGAAGGTTTGCTGCGGATACTATTGCAACGATTGGCTTGTGTGCACGACGACTTCCGAACGTAGCTAACATGTGCTTGGAAGGGCTATTGTCTCTGACTAGTCATG AATATTTGATTAGTGACATGGGGTCAGCAGATGGAGAAGCAGGCATTTTGGTTCAGGCACTAATTTCCATTAAATCAATCATCAACCTGGATCCACTTTGTCACGAGAAG GTAATTATTCAATTGGTTCGAAGTTTGGAGTTGATCAAGGTGCCTGCTGCCCGTGCACTGATAGTTTGGATGGTGGGAGAGTACAACTCTATTGGGGAGATTATTCCGAAGATGTTACCCACAGTATTGAAGTATCTGGCTTGGTGTTTTACTACAGAATCACTTGAAGCAAAGCTACAGATCCTTAATACTGCTGTCAAG GTACTGTTATGTTCAGAAGGGGAAGAAAATATGGGGATATTCAAAAGAATCTTATCCTATCTGCTTGAACTTGCCAAATGTGACTTGAACTACGATCTCCGGGACAGGGCTCGAGCTCtgaagaaacttttgtcatcccATACAGCTTCTCATGATTTGGAGGACGAAGGGAAAAGTTTGTCAGAAAATAAGAACACCAAATCTGCAGTCCAGGGCTTATTTTTTGGGTTACAAACAAAACCATCTTCTGAACCCATTAATTATCACTTTTACCTCCCTGGATCTCTCTCACAGATTGTTCTTCATGCGGCCCCAGGGTACGAACCTCTTCCAAACCCTTCTAGTTTGATCTGCGATGAGCTTGGTCATGGCCCTGATGATGTTCAAGGAATAAAAGCAGTGCGAGGACCAACCAACAGTGACTCGTATGGAGTGGATGGTTCAGACTCAGTATCTGAATCAGTGGATGGAGAAAGCGCTTCAGATTATAGTTCTCAATGTTCTATTTCAGGTTCAGGGGGTGGTGGTGAGGGTGGGTCTGCGAGTGAAATTAATGACGATGCCGACCCATTGATTCAAATTTCAGATGTTTCTGTAAATCCAGATTGGGTGCCACAGAAGAATGGCGAGTCTGGATTGGATAATTTTGATGAGCTGATATCCAAGAAAACTCTTGAATCATGGTTAGATGAGCACCCATCATCTGAACTAATTCATGTCCGAAGATCTTCAGCAAGGATATCTATTGGGGATATTGGTAGCAGAGTCAAACTTAAATCCCATAAGCTTTTAGATCCTGCCATTGGGAGTGGGTTAAGTGTGGATTATACtttttcatctgagatttcaaCTGTATCCCCTCTGCTTGTATGCGTTGAAGCATCTTTCACAAACTGTTCCTCTGAGTCTATGTCGAAACTATTGTTGCTGGATGAGGAATCTAGCAAAGGTCTAGATTCTACGGAACATGCGTTGGAAACATCTGAGAG TGAATCAACACCTTCTAAGGATGTGCCAACTCTGGTTCCTATGGAAGATATTAGTTCACTAGATGCTGGTCAGACAACAAAAAGAATCCTCCAGGTTCGCTTCCATCACCATCTTCTTCCACTGAAGCTGGTTTTATGGTGCAATGGCAAGAAGCATCCTGTTAAGTTGCGGCCTGACATTGGATATTTTGTAAAACCTCTTCCAATGGACATTCAATTGTTCACAAGCAAGGAATCTCAGCTCCCTGGAATGTTTGAATATATAAGGAG TTGTACATTCACCGACCATATTATGGAGCTCAAAAACGAGAAGGGTGATAGCTCGCTAGTTAAAGACAAGTTTCTTGTGATTTGCGAGAGCCTAGCACTGAAGATGCTAAGCAATGCAAATCTTTTCCTGGTGTCTGTGGACATGCCCATTGCTTCCACCCTTGATGATGCGTCAGGTTTGCGCTTGCGGTTTAGCGGTGAGATACTGAGCAACTCACTCCCCTGCTTAATCACTGTTTCTGTTGAAGGTAAATTGTCTGAACCACTTACTGTGTCTGTGAAAGTCAACTGTGAAGAAACTGTTTTTGGCTTAAATCTATTGAATAGGACTGTTAATTTATTAGCTGAGCCTGTTCCAGCGGACTTGTGA
- the LOC131300101 gene encoding AP3-complex subunit beta-A isoform X3: MAGIRLHVIAPLVLVAVTKCARDPSVYVRKCAANALPKLHDLRMEENTTTIEEIVGILLNDNSPGVVGAAAAAFASVCPNNLSLIGRNYRKLCETLPDVEDWGQVVLIGILLRYVIARHGLVKESIMMSSCATESSHSDNGGSGADFRLNETIDNKGFGVYESELAEIVSRSYLEGPEKYLARSSHAYRGSSEGDFSCSTSAKSNDDVNILLRCTSPLLWSHNSAVVLGAAGVHWIMSPRDDVKRIVKPLLFVLRSSYASKYVVLCNIQVFAKAMPRIFAPYFEDFFICSSDLYQIKALKLEILSSIATDSSISVILREFQDYIRDPDRRFAADTIATIGLCARRLPNVANMCLEGLLSLTSHEYLISDMGSADGEAGILVQALISIKSIINLDPLCHEKVIIQLVRSLELIKVPAARALIVWMVGEYNSIGEIIPKMLPTVLKYLAWCFTTESLEAKLQILNTAVKVLLCSEGEENMGIFKRILSYLLELAKCDLNYDLRDRARALKKLLSSHTASHDLEDEGKSLSENKNTKSAVQGLFFGLQTKPSSEPINYHFYLPGSLSQIVLHAAPGYEPLPNPSSLICDELGHGPDDVQGIKAVRGPTNSDSYGVDGSDSVSESVDGESASDYSSQCSISGSGGGGEGGSASEINDDADPLIQISDVSVNPDWVPQKNGESGLDNFDELISKKTLESWLDEHPSSELIHVRRSSARISIGDIGSRVKLKSHKLLDPAIGSGLSVDYTFSSEISTVSPLLVCVEASFTNCSSESMSKLLLLDEESSKGLDSTEHALETSESESTPSKDVPTLVPMEDISSLDAGQTTKRILQVRFHHHLLPLKLVLWCNGKKHPVKLRPDIGYFVKPLPMDIQLFTSKESQLPGMFEYIRSCTFTDHIMELKNEKGDSSLVKDKFLVICESLALKMLSNANLFLVSVDMPIASTLDDASGLRLRFSGEILSNSLPCLITVSVEGKLSEPLTVSVKVNCEETVFGLNLLNRTVNLLAEPVPADL, translated from the exons ATGGCAGGGATCCGTCTACATGTAATTGCACCTCTAGTCCTGGTGGCTGTGACAAAATGTGCAAGAGATCCATCTGTATATGTTAGAAAATGTGCTGCCAATGCCCTCCCCAAGTTGCATGATCTGCGCATGGAGGAAAACACTACAACAATTGAAGAG ATTGTTGGAATTTTATTGAACGACAATTCTCCTGGAGTAGTTggagctgctgctgctgcttttgcTTCGGTTTGTCCAAATAATCTGTCTCTGATTGGCAGAAATTACAGAAAGTTATGCGAGACTCTTCCTGATGTGGAAGATTGGGGCCAGGTTGTGCTAATTGGGATCCTTTTGCGTTATGTAATCGCAAGGCATGGGCTCGTGAAAGAATCCATTATGATGTCTTCTTGTGCTACTGAAAGTTCTCATTCTGACAATGGTGGCTCAGGTGCTGATTTCAGATTAAACGAAACAATTGACAACAAGGGCTTTGGGGTTTATGAGTCTGAATTAGCAGAAATTGTCTCCAGGAGTTACCTTGAAGGACCAGAGAAATATTTGGCACGATCAAGTCATGCTTACAGGGGCTCCTCTGAAGGGGATTTTTCATGCTCTACATCTGCCAAAAGCAATGATGATGTGAACATCCTGCTGCGGTGCACATCGCCTTTATTATGGAGTCATAATAGTGCAGTTGTACTTGGTGCTGCGGGGGTGCACTGGATTATGTCACCAAGGGATGATGTGAAAAGAATAGTTAAACCGCTTTTGTTTGTTCTGAGATCATCCTATGCCTCAAAATACGTG GTTCTCTGCAACATACAAGTGTTTGCTAAAGCGATGCCTCGTATATTTGCTCCTTATTTTGAAGATTTCTTTATTTGTTCTTCAGACCTATACCAAATAAAAGCTCTGAAACTCGAAATACTTTCTTCCATCGCTACAGATTCATCAATTTCAGTGATTTTACGAGAGTTCCAG GATTATATCAGAGATCCTGACAGAAGGTTTGCTGCGGATACTATTGCAACGATTGGCTTGTGTGCACGACGACTTCCGAACGTAGCTAACATGTGCTTGGAAGGGCTATTGTCTCTGACTAGTCATG AATATTTGATTAGTGACATGGGGTCAGCAGATGGAGAAGCAGGCATTTTGGTTCAGGCACTAATTTCCATTAAATCAATCATCAACCTGGATCCACTTTGTCACGAGAAG GTAATTATTCAATTGGTTCGAAGTTTGGAGTTGATCAAGGTGCCTGCTGCCCGTGCACTGATAGTTTGGATGGTGGGAGAGTACAACTCTATTGGGGAGATTATTCCGAAGATGTTACCCACAGTATTGAAGTATCTGGCTTGGTGTTTTACTACAGAATCACTTGAAGCAAAGCTACAGATCCTTAATACTGCTGTCAAG GTACTGTTATGTTCAGAAGGGGAAGAAAATATGGGGATATTCAAAAGAATCTTATCCTATCTGCTTGAACTTGCCAAATGTGACTTGAACTACGATCTCCGGGACAGGGCTCGAGCTCtgaagaaacttttgtcatcccATACAGCTTCTCATGATTTGGAGGACGAAGGGAAAAGTTTGTCAGAAAATAAGAACACCAAATCTGCAGTCCAGGGCTTATTTTTTGGGTTACAAACAAAACCATCTTCTGAACCCATTAATTATCACTTTTACCTCCCTGGATCTCTCTCACAGATTGTTCTTCATGCGGCCCCAGGGTACGAACCTCTTCCAAACCCTTCTAGTTTGATCTGCGATGAGCTTGGTCATGGCCCTGATGATGTTCAAGGAATAAAAGCAGTGCGAGGACCAACCAACAGTGACTCGTATGGAGTGGATGGTTCAGACTCAGTATCTGAATCAGTGGATGGAGAAAGCGCTTCAGATTATAGTTCTCAATGTTCTATTTCAGGTTCAGGGGGTGGTGGTGAGGGTGGGTCTGCGAGTGAAATTAATGACGATGCCGACCCATTGATTCAAATTTCAGATGTTTCTGTAAATCCAGATTGGGTGCCACAGAAGAATGGCGAGTCTGGATTGGATAATTTTGATGAGCTGATATCCAAGAAAACTCTTGAATCATGGTTAGATGAGCACCCATCATCTGAACTAATTCATGTCCGAAGATCTTCAGCAAGGATATCTATTGGGGATATTGGTAGCAGAGTCAAACTTAAATCCCATAAGCTTTTAGATCCTGCCATTGGGAGTGGGTTAAGTGTGGATTATACtttttcatctgagatttcaaCTGTATCCCCTCTGCTTGTATGCGTTGAAGCATCTTTCACAAACTGTTCCTCTGAGTCTATGTCGAAACTATTGTTGCTGGATGAGGAATCTAGCAAAGGTCTAGATTCTACGGAACATGCGTTGGAAACATCTGAGAG TGAATCAACACCTTCTAAGGATGTGCCAACTCTGGTTCCTATGGAAGATATTAGTTCACTAGATGCTGGTCAGACAACAAAAAGAATCCTCCAGGTTCGCTTCCATCACCATCTTCTTCCACTGAAGCTGGTTTTATGGTGCAATGGCAAGAAGCATCCTGTTAAGTTGCGGCCTGACATTGGATATTTTGTAAAACCTCTTCCAATGGACATTCAATTGTTCACAAGCAAGGAATCTCAGCTCCCTGGAATGTTTGAATATATAAGGAG TTGTACATTCACCGACCATATTATGGAGCTCAAAAACGAGAAGGGTGATAGCTCGCTAGTTAAAGACAAGTTTCTTGTGATTTGCGAGAGCCTAGCACTGAAGATGCTAAGCAATGCAAATCTTTTCCTGGTGTCTGTGGACATGCCCATTGCTTCCACCCTTGATGATGCGTCAGGTTTGCGCTTGCGGTTTAGCGGTGAGATACTGAGCAACTCACTCCCCTGCTTAATCACTGTTTCTGTTGAAGGTAAATTGTCTGAACCACTTACTGTGTCTGTGAAAGTCAACTGTGAAGAAACTGTTTTTGGCTTAAATCTATTGAATAGGACTGTTAATTTATTAGCTGAGCCTGTTCCAGCGGACTTGTGA
- the LOC131300101 gene encoding AP3-complex subunit beta-A isoform X2 translates to MFTQFGATAETLSKASSMVFRIGTDAHLYDDPEDVSIAPLLDSKFDSEKCEALKRLLALIAQGFDVSNFFPQVVKNVASQSLEVKKLVYLYLLHYAEKRPNEALLSINCFQKDLGDSNPLVRAWALRAMAGIRLHVIAPLVLVAVTKCARDPSVYVRKCAANALPKLHDLRMEENTTTIEEIVGILLNDNSPGVVGAAAAAFASVCPNNLSLIGRNYRKLCETLPDVEDWGQVVLIGILLRYVIARHGLVKESIMMSSCATESSHSDNGGSGADFRLNETIDNKGFGVYESELAEIVSRSYLEGPEKYLARSSHAYRGSSEGDFSCSTSAKSNDDVNILLRCTSPLLWSHNSAVVLGAAGVHWIMSPRDDVKRIVKPLLFVLRSSYASKYVVLCNIQVFAKAMPRIFAPYFEDFFICSSDLYQIKALKLEILSSIATDSSISVILREFQDYIRDPDRRFAADTIATIGLCARRLPNVANMCLEGLLSLTSHDGEAGILVQALISIKSIINLDPLCHEKVIIQLVRSLELIKVPAARALIVWMVGEYNSIGEIIPKMLPTVLKYLAWCFTTESLEAKLQILNTAVKVLLCSEGEENMGIFKRILSYLLELAKCDLNYDLRDRARALKKLLSSHTASHDLEDEGKSLSENKNTKSAVQGLFFGLQTKPSSEPINYHFYLPGSLSQIVLHAAPGYEPLPNPSSLICDELGHGPDDVQGIKAVRGPTNSDSYGVDGSDSVSESVDGESASDYSSQCSISGSGGGGEGGSASEINDDADPLIQISDVSVNPDWVPQKNGESGLDNFDELISKKTLESWLDEHPSSELIHVRRSSARISIGDIGSRVKLKSHKLLDPAIGSGLSVDYTFSSEISTVSPLLVCVEASFTNCSSESMSKLLLLDEESSKGLDSTEHALETSESESTPSKDVPTLVPMEDISSLDAGQTTKRILQVRFHHHLLPLKLVLWCNGKKHPVKLRPDIGYFVKPLPMDIQLFTSKESQLPGMFEYIRSCTFTDHIMELKNEKGDSSLVKDKFLVICESLALKMLSNANLFLVSVDMPIASTLDDASGLRLRFSGEILSNSLPCLITVSVEGKLSEPLTVSVKVNCEETVFGLNLLNRTVNLLAEPVPADL, encoded by the exons ATGTTTACCCAGTTCGGTGCTACTGCAGAGACACTGAGTAAGGCATCGTCTATGGTGTTTCGGATCGGCACAGACGCTCACCTCTACGACGACCCCGAAGACGTCAGCATCGCCCCGCTACTCGACAGCAAATTCGACTCCGAGAAGTGCGAAGCTCTCAAGCGATTACTCGCTCTCATCGCCCAGGGCTTCGACGTTTCCAATTTCTTCCCCCAG GTTGTTAAAAACGTGGCATCTCAGTCTCTGGAAGTAAAGAAGCTAGTCTACTTGTACCTCCTGCACTACGCTGAGAA GCGTCCAAATGAAGCATTGCTGTCAATTAATTGTTTCCAGAAGGACTTGGGGGATTCAAATCCTTTGGTTCGGGCGTGGGCTCTCCGTGCCATGGCAGGGATCCGTCTACATGTAATTGCACCTCTAGTCCTGGTGGCTGTGACAAAATGTGCAAGAGATCCATCTGTATATGTTAGAAAATGTGCTGCCAATGCCCTCCCCAAGTTGCATGATCTGCGCATGGAGGAAAACACTACAACAATTGAAGAG ATTGTTGGAATTTTATTGAACGACAATTCTCCTGGAGTAGTTggagctgctgctgctgcttttgcTTCGGTTTGTCCAAATAATCTGTCTCTGATTGGCAGAAATTACAGAAAGTTATGCGAGACTCTTCCTGATGTGGAAGATTGGGGCCAGGTTGTGCTAATTGGGATCCTTTTGCGTTATGTAATCGCAAGGCATGGGCTCGTGAAAGAATCCATTATGATGTCTTCTTGTGCTACTGAAAGTTCTCATTCTGACAATGGTGGCTCAGGTGCTGATTTCAGATTAAACGAAACAATTGACAACAAGGGCTTTGGGGTTTATGAGTCTGAATTAGCAGAAATTGTCTCCAGGAGTTACCTTGAAGGACCAGAGAAATATTTGGCACGATCAAGTCATGCTTACAGGGGCTCCTCTGAAGGGGATTTTTCATGCTCTACATCTGCCAAAAGCAATGATGATGTGAACATCCTGCTGCGGTGCACATCGCCTTTATTATGGAGTCATAATAGTGCAGTTGTACTTGGTGCTGCGGGGGTGCACTGGATTATGTCACCAAGGGATGATGTGAAAAGAATAGTTAAACCGCTTTTGTTTGTTCTGAGATCATCCTATGCCTCAAAATACGTG GTTCTCTGCAACATACAAGTGTTTGCTAAAGCGATGCCTCGTATATTTGCTCCTTATTTTGAAGATTTCTTTATTTGTTCTTCAGACCTATACCAAATAAAAGCTCTGAAACTCGAAATACTTTCTTCCATCGCTACAGATTCATCAATTTCAGTGATTTTACGAGAGTTCCAG GATTATATCAGAGATCCTGACAGAAGGTTTGCTGCGGATACTATTGCAACGATTGGCTTGTGTGCACGACGACTTCCGAACGTAGCTAACATGTGCTTGGAAGGGCTATTGTCTCTGACTAGTCATG ATGGAGAAGCAGGCATTTTGGTTCAGGCACTAATTTCCATTAAATCAATCATCAACCTGGATCCACTTTGTCACGAGAAG GTAATTATTCAATTGGTTCGAAGTTTGGAGTTGATCAAGGTGCCTGCTGCCCGTGCACTGATAGTTTGGATGGTGGGAGAGTACAACTCTATTGGGGAGATTATTCCGAAGATGTTACCCACAGTATTGAAGTATCTGGCTTGGTGTTTTACTACAGAATCACTTGAAGCAAAGCTACAGATCCTTAATACTGCTGTCAAG GTACTGTTATGTTCAGAAGGGGAAGAAAATATGGGGATATTCAAAAGAATCTTATCCTATCTGCTTGAACTTGCCAAATGTGACTTGAACTACGATCTCCGGGACAGGGCTCGAGCTCtgaagaaacttttgtcatcccATACAGCTTCTCATGATTTGGAGGACGAAGGGAAAAGTTTGTCAGAAAATAAGAACACCAAATCTGCAGTCCAGGGCTTATTTTTTGGGTTACAAACAAAACCATCTTCTGAACCCATTAATTATCACTTTTACCTCCCTGGATCTCTCTCACAGATTGTTCTTCATGCGGCCCCAGGGTACGAACCTCTTCCAAACCCTTCTAGTTTGATCTGCGATGAGCTTGGTCATGGCCCTGATGATGTTCAAGGAATAAAAGCAGTGCGAGGACCAACCAACAGTGACTCGTATGGAGTGGATGGTTCAGACTCAGTATCTGAATCAGTGGATGGAGAAAGCGCTTCAGATTATAGTTCTCAATGTTCTATTTCAGGTTCAGGGGGTGGTGGTGAGGGTGGGTCTGCGAGTGAAATTAATGACGATGCCGACCCATTGATTCAAATTTCAGATGTTTCTGTAAATCCAGATTGGGTGCCACAGAAGAATGGCGAGTCTGGATTGGATAATTTTGATGAGCTGATATCCAAGAAAACTCTTGAATCATGGTTAGATGAGCACCCATCATCTGAACTAATTCATGTCCGAAGATCTTCAGCAAGGATATCTATTGGGGATATTGGTAGCAGAGTCAAACTTAAATCCCATAAGCTTTTAGATCCTGCCATTGGGAGTGGGTTAAGTGTGGATTATACtttttcatctgagatttcaaCTGTATCCCCTCTGCTTGTATGCGTTGAAGCATCTTTCACAAACTGTTCCTCTGAGTCTATGTCGAAACTATTGTTGCTGGATGAGGAATCTAGCAAAGGTCTAGATTCTACGGAACATGCGTTGGAAACATCTGAGAG TGAATCAACACCTTCTAAGGATGTGCCAACTCTGGTTCCTATGGAAGATATTAGTTCACTAGATGCTGGTCAGACAACAAAAAGAATCCTCCAGGTTCGCTTCCATCACCATCTTCTTCCACTGAAGCTGGTTTTATGGTGCAATGGCAAGAAGCATCCTGTTAAGTTGCGGCCTGACATTGGATATTTTGTAAAACCTCTTCCAATGGACATTCAATTGTTCACAAGCAAGGAATCTCAGCTCCCTGGAATGTTTGAATATATAAGGAG TTGTACATTCACCGACCATATTATGGAGCTCAAAAACGAGAAGGGTGATAGCTCGCTAGTTAAAGACAAGTTTCTTGTGATTTGCGAGAGCCTAGCACTGAAGATGCTAAGCAATGCAAATCTTTTCCTGGTGTCTGTGGACATGCCCATTGCTTCCACCCTTGATGATGCGTCAGGTTTGCGCTTGCGGTTTAGCGGTGAGATACTGAGCAACTCACTCCCCTGCTTAATCACTGTTTCTGTTGAAGGTAAATTGTCTGAACCACTTACTGTGTCTGTGAAAGTCAACTGTGAAGAAACTGTTTTTGGCTTAAATCTATTGAATAGGACTGTTAATTTATTAGCTGAGCCTGTTCCAGCGGACTTGTGA